A stretch of the Takifugu flavidus isolate HTHZ2018 chromosome 1, ASM371156v2, whole genome shotgun sequence genome encodes the following:
- the upf3a gene encoding regulator of nonsense transcripts 3A isoform X2 — protein sequence MRSEKEPMTVGKEKSVVEIQFRDIPGEQENTSNNTKQKEEKKEVFTKVVLRRLPPNLSKDQLEEHLSPLPPFDYFEFFPADQSLYPHLFSRAYINFKNPEDILLFRDRFDGYVFIDNKGQEYPAVVEFAPFQKISKKKLKKKDAKAGSIEEDPEYKRFLENISCDEEKSMANPETLLGEIEAKTRELIARRTTPLLEYIKNKKIEKQRLREEKREERRRRELEKKRQREEEKRKRREEERRKRKEAEKQKKLSEKDIKIKLLKKSDREEDVDSDRVKDKSDNGETDRGKWDKTGGQMKSKDSKEKGQADSDKEQREQHSRRQREKDHRGKDDERKRQRHHYDFDKFMRHKEETRWGKGYCHDRAKKDGHHHAFSYCPDGGDKLGKDDREDLGNRKERLRNKDRPAMQLYQPGARNRKRMSSAGKGFDCIPVNPPAVTDYCYEVATLETGLEKNKDVQ from the exons ATGAGGTCTGAAAAGGAACCGATGACTGTGGGGAAGGAAAAAAGCGTCGTGGAGATACAGTTCAGAGACATTCCCggagagcaggaaaacaccTCTAATAACACGAagcaaaaagaagagaaaaaagaggtttTTACGAAG GTGGTGCTTCGAAGACTTCCACCAAATCTGTCCAAAGACCAGCTGGAAGAACATCTAAGTCCGCTCCCTCCTTTTGACTATTTTGAGTTTTTTCCAGCAGACCAGAG TCTTTACCCACACTTGTTCTCCAGAGCGTACATCAACTTTAAAAACCCTGAGGATATCTTGTTGTTCAGAGACCGGTTTGATGGTTACGTCTTCATTGACAACAAGG GTCAGGAGTATCCTGCTGTAGTGGAGTTTGCCCCCTTCCAGAAAATTTCCAAGAAGaagcttaaaaagaaagatgCCAAAGCCGGGAGCATCGAAGAAG ACCCAGAATACAAGCGGTTCCTGGAGAATATCTCCTGTGATGAGGAGAAGTCGATGGCCAACCCTGAGACTCTGCTCGGAGAGATAGAGGCCAAGACCAGAGAGCTCATAG ccagaCGAACAACACCGCTGTTggaatacattaaaaataagAAGATTGAGAAACAA AGACTGAGGGAAGAGAAgcgagaagagagaagaagacgGGAGCTTGAAAAGAAACgacaaagggaggaggaaaagaggaagcgaagagaggaagagagacgcaagagaaaggaggcagagaagcaAAAGAAATTGTCTGAGAAAGATATTAAAATCAAG CTCCTTAAAAAGAGTGACAGGGAGGAAGATGTGGATTCAGACCGCGTGAAGGATAAAAGTGACAAtggggagacagacagaggcaaATGGGACAAAACGGGAGGACAAATGAAGTCAAAGGACTCCaaagaaaa AGGTCAGGCCGACAGCGACAAGGAGCAACGAGAGCAGCATAGTCGCAGGCAGCGAGAGAAGGACCATCGAGGCAAAGATGATGAGAGGAAGCGGCAGCGCCACCACTACGACTTTGACAAGTTCATGCGGCACAAAGAGGAGACCAGATGGGGGAAGGGTTACTGTCACGACCGCGCCAAGAAGGACGGACATCATCACGCTTTTTCTTACTGTCCCGACGGTGGAGACAAACTGGGAAAGGATGACAGGGAGGATTTGGGTAACAGGAAAGAGCGCCTCCGAAACAAG GATCGCCCCGCCATGCAGCTTTATCAGCCAGGTGCACGTAACAGGAAGCGCATGAGTTCTGCAGGCAAAGGCTTCGACTGCATCCCTGTGAACCCGCCAGCAGTGACAGACTATTGCTATGAGGTGGCCACGCTGGAAACAGGACTGGAGAAGAACAAAGATGTGCAGTGA
- the upf3a gene encoding regulator of nonsense transcripts 3A isoform X1 — MRSEKEPMTVGKEKSVVEIQFRDIPGEQENTSNNTKQKEEKKEVFTKVVLRRLPPNLSKDQLEEHLSPLPPFDYFEFFPADQSLYPHLFSRAYINFKNPEDILLFRDRFDGYVFIDNKGQEYPAVVEFAPFQKISKKKLKKKDAKAGSIEEDPEYKRFLENISCDEEKSMANPETLLGEIEAKTRELIARRTTPLLEYIKNKKIEKQRLREEKREERRRRELEKKRQREEEKRKRREEERRKRKEAEKQKKLSEKDIKIKLLKKSDREEDVDSDRVKDKSDNGETDRGKWDKTGGQMKSKDSKEKGQADSDKEQREQHSRRQREKDHRGKDDERKRQRHHYDFDKFMRHKEETRWGKGYCHDRAKKDGHHHAFSYCPDGGDKLGKDDREDLGNRKERLRNKVSEKDRPAMQLYQPGARNRKRMSSAGKGFDCIPVNPPAVTDYCYEVATLETGLEKNKDVQ, encoded by the exons ATGAGGTCTGAAAAGGAACCGATGACTGTGGGGAAGGAAAAAAGCGTCGTGGAGATACAGTTCAGAGACATTCCCggagagcaggaaaacaccTCTAATAACACGAagcaaaaagaagagaaaaaagaggtttTTACGAAG GTGGTGCTTCGAAGACTTCCACCAAATCTGTCCAAAGACCAGCTGGAAGAACATCTAAGTCCGCTCCCTCCTTTTGACTATTTTGAGTTTTTTCCAGCAGACCAGAG TCTTTACCCACACTTGTTCTCCAGAGCGTACATCAACTTTAAAAACCCTGAGGATATCTTGTTGTTCAGAGACCGGTTTGATGGTTACGTCTTCATTGACAACAAGG GTCAGGAGTATCCTGCTGTAGTGGAGTTTGCCCCCTTCCAGAAAATTTCCAAGAAGaagcttaaaaagaaagatgCCAAAGCCGGGAGCATCGAAGAAG ACCCAGAATACAAGCGGTTCCTGGAGAATATCTCCTGTGATGAGGAGAAGTCGATGGCCAACCCTGAGACTCTGCTCGGAGAGATAGAGGCCAAGACCAGAGAGCTCATAG ccagaCGAACAACACCGCTGTTggaatacattaaaaataagAAGATTGAGAAACAA AGACTGAGGGAAGAGAAgcgagaagagagaagaagacgGGAGCTTGAAAAGAAACgacaaagggaggaggaaaagaggaagcgaagagaggaagagagacgcaagagaaaggaggcagagaagcaAAAGAAATTGTCTGAGAAAGATATTAAAATCAAG CTCCTTAAAAAGAGTGACAGGGAGGAAGATGTGGATTCAGACCGCGTGAAGGATAAAAGTGACAAtggggagacagacagaggcaaATGGGACAAAACGGGAGGACAAATGAAGTCAAAGGACTCCaaagaaaa AGGTCAGGCCGACAGCGACAAGGAGCAACGAGAGCAGCATAGTCGCAGGCAGCGAGAGAAGGACCATCGAGGCAAAGATGATGAGAGGAAGCGGCAGCGCCACCACTACGACTTTGACAAGTTCATGCGGCACAAAGAGGAGACCAGATGGGGGAAGGGTTACTGTCACGACCGCGCCAAGAAGGACGGACATCATCACGCTTTTTCTTACTGTCCCGACGGTGGAGACAAACTGGGAAAGGATGACAGGGAGGATTTGGGTAACAGGAAAGAGCGCCTCCGAAACAAGGTGAGCGAGAAG GATCGCCCCGCCATGCAGCTTTATCAGCCAGGTGCACGTAACAGGAAGCGCATGAGTTCTGCAGGCAAAGGCTTCGACTGCATCCCTGTGAACCCGCCAGCAGTGACAGACTATTGCTATGAGGTGGCCACGCTGGAAACAGGACTGGAGAAGAACAAAGATGTGCAGTGA
- the p2ry8 gene encoding P2Y purinoceptor 8 translates to MTGNSSHTHLDNATLVLFTDVNTSITISVIYIVVTAINLIGNTLSLWILLFRTSPKTVSIIFMIHLTLTDLALGVALPFQISYQLQGYHWTLGPRMCSFLTLVFYTNMYCSILTMMAISIDRYFGIIKPMQFSHTRKRRSTAVISCLFMWGLVLGVLYPLMTTDLTYIIPEYGITTCFDVLKKNMLPSTSAWAAFLFSMVFILFLFPFCITAFCYISVIRKLARDSKTQQKRRAIRLASVVLLVFTLCFAPNNILLLAHSVLRLFYDQSLYTAYKLSLCFSCLNSCLDPFIYYLASRDFRQKLRQLMNLQSVVSGDSMKMEHKESMFSTHGQDREQSEVS, encoded by the exons ATGACAGGAAACtccagccacacacacctggacaacGCCACCCTTGTCTTGTTTACAGATGTCAACACCAGCATTACAATCTCTGTCATATACATTGTGGTCACTGCAATCAACCTGATCGGAAACACCCTTTCCCTATGGATCCTGCTCTTCCGTACCTCCCCCAAGACGGTCTCCATCATATTCATGATTCACCTGACCCTCACTGACCTGGCCCTTGGTGTTGCTCTGCCCTTTCAGATATCTTATCAGCTACAAGGGTACCACTGGACACTTGGGCCCAGAATGTGcag TTTCCTAACCCTGGTCTTCTACACCAACATGTATTGCTCCATTTTGACCATGATGGCTATCAGCATCGACCGCTACTTTGGGATAATCAAGCCCATGCAGTTCAGCCACACCAGGAAGAGGAGGTCCACCGCAGTCATCAGTTGCCTCTTTATGTGGGGATTGGTCCTGGGAGTTCTCTACCCATTGATGACCACAGACCTGACCTATATAATTCCTGAATATGGGATAACTACATGTTTTGATGTGCTGAAGAAGAACATGCTCCCTTCCACATCAGCCTGGGCAGCCTTTCTTTTCAGCATGGTGTTCATCCTATTCCTCTTCCCTTTCTGCATCACAGCCTTCTGCTACATCAGTGTCATACGCAAATTAGCCCGAGACTCCAAGACGCAGCAAAAAAGGAGAGCCATACGACTGGCCTCTGTGgttctcctggtcttcaccctGTGTTTTGCTCCCAACAATATCCTGCTGCTTGCTCATAGTGTGCTCAGGCTTTTCTACGACCAGTCTCTTTACACAGCCTACAAACTGTCTCTCTGTTTCAGCTGCCTCAATAGCTGCCTCGATCCATTCATTTATTACCTTGCCTCCAGGGATTTCAGACAAAAGTTAAGGCAACTAATGAATCTGCAGAGTGTGGTTAGTGGGGACTCAATGAAGATGGAGCATAAGGAGAGCATGTTCTCTACTCATGGTCAAGACAGAGAACAAAGCGAGGTATCTTGA
- the asmtl gene encoding probable bifunctional dTTP/UTP pyrophosphatase/methyltransferase protein isoform X1, translating into MVLNPVISKLAGKLVVLASASPRRMEILRNTGLRFEVVPSWFKETLDKEKFKAPYEYAVETAKHKALEVAKRMPLNHLKTPDVVIGADTIVAVDGTILEKPVDKNDAYRMLSRLSGKEHSVYTGVVIVLCHENEIPQMLFALPDKSVDYRLIDFYEETKVKFADLSESMLWEYIDSGEPMDKAGGYGIQALGGMLVERVHGDFLNVVGFPLNHFCKQLDVVFNTSGLLLSQEILAHSETNVSSLASSRIQQPNPAAMTSPDTSAKSDLSKASCFHQTHGSQTSPSASPVHKVKKNGDNSKEDEHTWPLGNSCSTNPAAENTTAPSLSSREQLTEVIGTQREDNGPQKDDLQRIIELMDGFKASKALFTASRLGVFDLLQSRPELDAAQVAQEIKASVKGTQCLLDACVSLGLLRSRESSCQKRVYMNAALAQGFLLSDAPHSLGGYIQHCDQTVWPLFTHLECAVRDGTHQHEKAFGKKANDLFQDTLYNNQDIKLRFMSAMHSIAKVTGRAVATAFDLSRFKTACDLGGCTGALAHELTKAHPEMRVTVFDLPTVVEMSGRFSPQHSEDRVSFLAGDFFEDELPKADLYILARILHDWPDEKVHVLLRRIADSCTSGCGLLLSEIFLDEDLRGPTRGLLQALSMSAGQQRSAAEYSRLLESHGFVPAHVNHTDNLLDAMLCFKA; encoded by the exons ATGGTGCTGAACCCTGTCATCTCCAAACTGGCCGGGAAACTGGTTGTGCTGGCAAGTGCTTCTCCCAGGCGAATGGAGATTCTCCGCAATACA GGCTTGCGATTTGAAGTGGTACCATCCTGGTTCAAAGAAACTCTTGATAAGGAAAAATTCAAAGCTCCTTATGAATATGCTGTCGAGACAGCAAAGCACAAGGCCTTGGAGGTGGCCAAGAGGATGCCATTA AACCACCTGAAGACTCCAGACGTTGTCATTGGAGCAGACACCATTGTG GCTGTTGATGGCACCATTCTGGAGAAGCCGGTGGATAAAAATGATGCATACAGAATGCTGTCACG CTTGAGTGGTAAAGAGCACAGTGTCTACACTGGTGTAGTGATAGTCCTCTGCCATGAAAATGAAA TTCCCCAAATGCTTTTTGCCCTGCCAGATAAATCGGTGGATTACAGATTGATAGACTTCTATGAAGAAACAAAGGTGAAGTTTGCTGACCTTTCAGAAAGTATGCTGTGGGAGTACATCGATAGTGGTGAACCCAT ggaCAAGGCTGGTGGCTACGGTATCCAGGCTCTTGGTGGCATGCTTGTGGAACGTGTCCATGGTGACTTTCTCAATGTTGTGGGTTTCCCTCTTAACCACTTCTGCAAACAACTAGACGTAGTATTCAACACTTCTGGTTTATTGTTGAGCCAGGAAATTTTAGCTCACTCTGAGACAAACGTCAGCAGTCTTGCCTCCTCGAGAATCCAACAGCCAAACCCGGCAGCTATGACAAGTCCAGACACTTCAGCCAAAAGCGATCTGTCAAAGGCCTCATGTTTCCATCAAACACATGGCAGCCAGACCAGCCCATCTGCTAGTCCCGTCCATAAG GTGAAAAAGAATGGCGATAATAGTAAAGAAGATGAACACACTTGGCCGCTGGGCAACAGCTGCTCTACAAATCCAGCTGCAGAGAATACAACTGCACCCtcactgagcagcagagagcagctgacaGAGGTCATAGGGACACAACGTGAGGATAATGGGCCACAAAAGGATGATTTGCAGCGCATCATTGAACTGATGGACGGATTTAAAGCTTCAAAG GCACTCTTTACAGCCTCCAGGTTGGGTGTGTTTGACCTGCTACAAAGCAGACCAGAGTTGGATGCTGCACAGGTGGCTCAGGAGATAAAAGCTTCTGTGAAGGGAACCCAGTGCCTGCTGGACGCCTGTGTGTCCCTGGGACTgttgaggagcagagagagtt CGTGCCAAAAACGGGTTTACATGAACGCAGCTTTAGCCCAAGGCTTCCTGCTGTCTGATGCTCCTCACTCTCTGGGGGGTTACATCCAGCACTGTGACCAAACCGTGTGGCCTCTCTTCACACACCTGGAGTGTGCCGTGAGGGACGGAACCCACCAGCACGAGAAGGCTTTTGGCAAGAAAGCCAACGACCTGTTTCAG GACACTCTCTACAACAATCAAGACATCAAGCTTAGATTCATGAGTGCCATGCATAGTATTGCAAAGGTCACAGGAAGGGCTGTGGCAACAGCCTTCGATCTCTCTCGCTTCAAAACAGCCTGCGACCTTGGAG GGTGTACTGGCGCCTTGGCCCACGAGCTCACTAAAGCCCACCCAGAGATGCGCGTCACAGTGTTCGACCTGCCAACTGTGGTCGAGATGAGCGGACGATTCAGTCCTCAGCACTCGGAGGACAGGGTGTCGTTTCTGGCAG GTGACTTCTTTGAAGATGAATTACCCAAAGCGGACTTGTACATCCTTGCAAGAATCCTTCACGACTGGCCTGATGAGAAAGTCCATGTTCTGTTGAGGAGAATTGCAGATAGCTGTACTTCAG GCTGTGGACTCCTCCTCAGTGAGATCTTCCTTGATGAAGACCTGAGAGGTCCAACTCGTGGGCTGCTCCAGGCCCTTAGCATGAGCGCGGGGCAACAGAGGAGCGCCGCAGAATACAGCCGACTACTGGAGAGCCACGGCTTCGTACCAGCGCATGTTAATCATACAGACAACCTGCTGGATGCTATGCTCTGCTTTAAAGCCTGA
- the asmtl gene encoding probable bifunctional dTTP/UTP pyrophosphatase/methyltransferase protein isoform X2, producing MVLNPVISKLAGKLVVLASASPRRMEILRNTGLRFEVVPSWFKETLDKEKFKAPYEYAVETAKHKALEVAKRMPLNHLKTPDVVIGADTIVAVDGTILEKPVDKNDAYRMLSRLSGKEHSVYTGVVIVLCHENEIPQMLFALPDKSVDYRLIDFYEETKVKFADLSESMLWEYIDSGEPMDKAGGYGIQALGGMLVERVHGDFLNVVGFPLNHFCKQLDVVFNTSGLLLSQEILAHSETNVSSLASSRIQQPNPAAMTSPDTSAKSDLSKASCFHQTHGSQTSPSASPVHKVKKNGDNSKEDEHTWPLGNSCSTNPAAENTTAPSLSSREQLTEVIGTQREDNGPQKDDLQRIIELMDGFKASKALFTASRLGVFDLLQSRPELDAAQVAQEIKASVKGTQCLLDACVSLGLLRSRESSCQKRVYMNAALAQGFLLSDAPHSLGGYIQHCDQTVWPLFTHLECAVRDGTHQHEKAFGKKANDLFQDTLYNNQDIKLRFMSAMHSIAKVTGRAVATAFDLSRFKTACDLGGCTGALAHELTKAHPEMRVTVFDLPTVVEMSGRFSPQHSEDRVSFLAGDFFEDELPKADLYILARILHDWPDEKVHVLLRRIADSCTSGSAVLIAETMLDGGKPHSALQSLNMLVQTEGMERRERQFADLLCQHGFGDVQVVHTRNFLDALIAFKM from the exons ATGGTGCTGAACCCTGTCATCTCCAAACTGGCCGGGAAACTGGTTGTGCTGGCAAGTGCTTCTCCCAGGCGAATGGAGATTCTCCGCAATACA GGCTTGCGATTTGAAGTGGTACCATCCTGGTTCAAAGAAACTCTTGATAAGGAAAAATTCAAAGCTCCTTATGAATATGCTGTCGAGACAGCAAAGCACAAGGCCTTGGAGGTGGCCAAGAGGATGCCATTA AACCACCTGAAGACTCCAGACGTTGTCATTGGAGCAGACACCATTGTG GCTGTTGATGGCACCATTCTGGAGAAGCCGGTGGATAAAAATGATGCATACAGAATGCTGTCACG CTTGAGTGGTAAAGAGCACAGTGTCTACACTGGTGTAGTGATAGTCCTCTGCCATGAAAATGAAA TTCCCCAAATGCTTTTTGCCCTGCCAGATAAATCGGTGGATTACAGATTGATAGACTTCTATGAAGAAACAAAGGTGAAGTTTGCTGACCTTTCAGAAAGTATGCTGTGGGAGTACATCGATAGTGGTGAACCCAT ggaCAAGGCTGGTGGCTACGGTATCCAGGCTCTTGGTGGCATGCTTGTGGAACGTGTCCATGGTGACTTTCTCAATGTTGTGGGTTTCCCTCTTAACCACTTCTGCAAACAACTAGACGTAGTATTCAACACTTCTGGTTTATTGTTGAGCCAGGAAATTTTAGCTCACTCTGAGACAAACGTCAGCAGTCTTGCCTCCTCGAGAATCCAACAGCCAAACCCGGCAGCTATGACAAGTCCAGACACTTCAGCCAAAAGCGATCTGTCAAAGGCCTCATGTTTCCATCAAACACATGGCAGCCAGACCAGCCCATCTGCTAGTCCCGTCCATAAG GTGAAAAAGAATGGCGATAATAGTAAAGAAGATGAACACACTTGGCCGCTGGGCAACAGCTGCTCTACAAATCCAGCTGCAGAGAATACAACTGCACCCtcactgagcagcagagagcagctgacaGAGGTCATAGGGACACAACGTGAGGATAATGGGCCACAAAAGGATGATTTGCAGCGCATCATTGAACTGATGGACGGATTTAAAGCTTCAAAG GCACTCTTTACAGCCTCCAGGTTGGGTGTGTTTGACCTGCTACAAAGCAGACCAGAGTTGGATGCTGCACAGGTGGCTCAGGAGATAAAAGCTTCTGTGAAGGGAACCCAGTGCCTGCTGGACGCCTGTGTGTCCCTGGGACTgttgaggagcagagagagtt CGTGCCAAAAACGGGTTTACATGAACGCAGCTTTAGCCCAAGGCTTCCTGCTGTCTGATGCTCCTCACTCTCTGGGGGGTTACATCCAGCACTGTGACCAAACCGTGTGGCCTCTCTTCACACACCTGGAGTGTGCCGTGAGGGACGGAACCCACCAGCACGAGAAGGCTTTTGGCAAGAAAGCCAACGACCTGTTTCAG GACACTCTCTACAACAATCAAGACATCAAGCTTAGATTCATGAGTGCCATGCATAGTATTGCAAAGGTCACAGGAAGGGCTGTGGCAACAGCCTTCGATCTCTCTCGCTTCAAAACAGCCTGCGACCTTGGAG GGTGTACTGGCGCCTTGGCCCACGAGCTCACTAAAGCCCACCCAGAGATGCGCGTCACAGTGTTCGACCTGCCAACTGTGGTCGAGATGAGCGGACGATTCAGTCCTCAGCACTCGGAGGACAGGGTGTCGTTTCTGGCAG GTGACTTCTTTGAAGATGAATTACCCAAAGCGGACTTGTACATCCTTGCAAGAATCCTTCACGACTGGCCTGATGAGAAAGTCCATGTTCTGTTGAGGAGAATTGCAGATAGCTGTACTTCAG GAAGTGCTGTGCTCATCGCCGAGACCATGCTGGATGGAGGGAAGCCCCACTCGGCCCTGCAGTCTCTGAACATGCTTGTCCAGACggaggggatggagaggagggagagacagtTTGCGGACTTATTGTGTCAACATGGATTTGGGGACGTGCAGGTTGTTCATACTAGGAACTTCTTGGATGCCTtaattgcttttaaaatgtag
- the asmtl gene encoding probable bifunctional dTTP/UTP pyrophosphatase/methyltransferase protein isoform X3, with protein MVLNPVISKLAGKLVVLASASPRRMEILRNTGLRFEVVPSWFKETLDKEKFKAPYEYAVETAKHKALEVAKRMPLNHLKTPDVVIGADTIVAVDGTILEKPVDKNDAYRMLSRLSGKEHSVYTGVVIVLCHENENKSVDYRLIDFYEETKVKFADLSESMLWEYIDSGEPMDKAGGYGIQALGGMLVERVHGDFLNVVGFPLNHFCKQLDVVFNTSGLLLSQEILAHSETNVSSLASSRIQQPNPAAMTSPDTSAKSDLSKASCFHQTHGSQTSPSASPVHKVKKNGDNSKEDEHTWPLGNSCSTNPAAENTTAPSLSSREQLTEVIGTQREDNGPQKDDLQRIIELMDGFKASKALFTASRLGVFDLLQSRPELDAAQVAQEIKASVKGTQCLLDACVSLGLLRSRESSCQKRVYMNAALAQGFLLSDAPHSLGGYIQHCDQTVWPLFTHLECAVRDGTHQHEKAFGKKANDLFQDTLYNNQDIKLRFMSAMHSIAKVTGRAVATAFDLSRFKTACDLGGCTGALAHELTKAHPEMRVTVFDLPTVVEMSGRFSPQHSEDRVSFLAGDFFEDELPKADLYILARILHDWPDEKVHVLLRRIADSCTSGCGLLLSEIFLDEDLRGPTRGLLQALSMSAGQQRSAAEYSRLLESHGFVPAHVNHTDNLLDAMLCFKA; from the exons ATGGTGCTGAACCCTGTCATCTCCAAACTGGCCGGGAAACTGGTTGTGCTGGCAAGTGCTTCTCCCAGGCGAATGGAGATTCTCCGCAATACA GGCTTGCGATTTGAAGTGGTACCATCCTGGTTCAAAGAAACTCTTGATAAGGAAAAATTCAAAGCTCCTTATGAATATGCTGTCGAGACAGCAAAGCACAAGGCCTTGGAGGTGGCCAAGAGGATGCCATTA AACCACCTGAAGACTCCAGACGTTGTCATTGGAGCAGACACCATTGTG GCTGTTGATGGCACCATTCTGGAGAAGCCGGTGGATAAAAATGATGCATACAGAATGCTGTCACG CTTGAGTGGTAAAGAGCACAGTGTCTACACTGGTGTAGTGATAGTCCTCTGCCATGAAAATGAAA ATAAATCGGTGGATTACAGATTGATAGACTTCTATGAAGAAACAAAGGTGAAGTTTGCTGACCTTTCAGAAAGTATGCTGTGGGAGTACATCGATAGTGGTGAACCCAT ggaCAAGGCTGGTGGCTACGGTATCCAGGCTCTTGGTGGCATGCTTGTGGAACGTGTCCATGGTGACTTTCTCAATGTTGTGGGTTTCCCTCTTAACCACTTCTGCAAACAACTAGACGTAGTATTCAACACTTCTGGTTTATTGTTGAGCCAGGAAATTTTAGCTCACTCTGAGACAAACGTCAGCAGTCTTGCCTCCTCGAGAATCCAACAGCCAAACCCGGCAGCTATGACAAGTCCAGACACTTCAGCCAAAAGCGATCTGTCAAAGGCCTCATGTTTCCATCAAACACATGGCAGCCAGACCAGCCCATCTGCTAGTCCCGTCCATAAG GTGAAAAAGAATGGCGATAATAGTAAAGAAGATGAACACACTTGGCCGCTGGGCAACAGCTGCTCTACAAATCCAGCTGCAGAGAATACAACTGCACCCtcactgagcagcagagagcagctgacaGAGGTCATAGGGACACAACGTGAGGATAATGGGCCACAAAAGGATGATTTGCAGCGCATCATTGAACTGATGGACGGATTTAAAGCTTCAAAG GCACTCTTTACAGCCTCCAGGTTGGGTGTGTTTGACCTGCTACAAAGCAGACCAGAGTTGGATGCTGCACAGGTGGCTCAGGAGATAAAAGCTTCTGTGAAGGGAACCCAGTGCCTGCTGGACGCCTGTGTGTCCCTGGGACTgttgaggagcagagagagtt CGTGCCAAAAACGGGTTTACATGAACGCAGCTTTAGCCCAAGGCTTCCTGCTGTCTGATGCTCCTCACTCTCTGGGGGGTTACATCCAGCACTGTGACCAAACCGTGTGGCCTCTCTTCACACACCTGGAGTGTGCCGTGAGGGACGGAACCCACCAGCACGAGAAGGCTTTTGGCAAGAAAGCCAACGACCTGTTTCAG GACACTCTCTACAACAATCAAGACATCAAGCTTAGATTCATGAGTGCCATGCATAGTATTGCAAAGGTCACAGGAAGGGCTGTGGCAACAGCCTTCGATCTCTCTCGCTTCAAAACAGCCTGCGACCTTGGAG GGTGTACTGGCGCCTTGGCCCACGAGCTCACTAAAGCCCACCCAGAGATGCGCGTCACAGTGTTCGACCTGCCAACTGTGGTCGAGATGAGCGGACGATTCAGTCCTCAGCACTCGGAGGACAGGGTGTCGTTTCTGGCAG GTGACTTCTTTGAAGATGAATTACCCAAAGCGGACTTGTACATCCTTGCAAGAATCCTTCACGACTGGCCTGATGAGAAAGTCCATGTTCTGTTGAGGAGAATTGCAGATAGCTGTACTTCAG GCTGTGGACTCCTCCTCAGTGAGATCTTCCTTGATGAAGACCTGAGAGGTCCAACTCGTGGGCTGCTCCAGGCCCTTAGCATGAGCGCGGGGCAACAGAGGAGCGCCGCAGAATACAGCCGACTACTGGAGAGCCACGGCTTCGTACCAGCGCATGTTAATCATACAGACAACCTGCTGGATGCTATGCTCTGCTTTAAAGCCTGA